From the Balearica regulorum gibbericeps isolate bBalReg1 chromosome 4, bBalReg1.pri, whole genome shotgun sequence genome, one window contains:
- the G3BP2 gene encoding ras GTPase-activating protein-binding protein 2 isoform X2, giving the protein MVMEKPSPLLVGREFVRQYYTLLNKAPDFLHRFYGRNSSYVHGGLDASGKPQEAVYGQAEIHKKVMSLQFSECHTKIRHVDAHATLSDGVVVQVMGELSNNGQPMRKFMQTFVLAPEGSVPNKFYVHNDIFRYEDEVFGDSEGELDEESEEEVEEEQEERQPSPEPVQENAGSTYYENHPVSNGIEEALEESSHEPEPELESETKTEELKAEVEEKTLEELEEKSPSPPPVEPVSLPQEPPKPRVETKPEAQSQPPRVREQRPRERPGFPPRGPRPGRGDMEQNESDNRRIIRYPDSHQLFVGNLPHDIDESELKEFFMSFGNVVELRINTKGVGGKLPNFGFVVFDDSEPVQRILVAKPIMFRGEVRLNVEEKKTRAARERETRGGGDDRRDIRRNDRGPGGPRGIVGGGMMRDRDGRGPPPRGGMAQKLGSGRGTGQMEGRFTGQRR; this is encoded by the exons ATGGTGATGGAGAAGCCAAGTCCCCTGCTGGTAGGGCGGGAGTTCGTGAGACAGTACTACACTCTGCTAAATAAAGCTCCTGACTTCTTGCACAG GTTTTATGGCAGGAATTCTTCTTACGTCCACGGAGGACTGGATGCCAGTGGGAAACCGCAAGAAGCAGTGTATGGTCAAGCT GAGATACACAAGAAAGTGATGTCATTACAGTTCAGCGAATGCCACACCAAGATTCGTCACGTGGATGCTCACGCTACTCTGAGCGACGGGGTGGTTGTGCAAGTAATGGGAGAGCTGTCGAACAACGGGCAGCCGATGAGGAAGTTCATGCAGACTTTTGTGCTTGCTCCAGAA GGTTCGGTTCCGAACAAGTTCTATGTCCATAACGATATCTTCAGATATGAAGATGAAGTGTTTGGGGATTCAGAAGGAGAACTTGATGAAG AGTCTGAGGAAGAggtggaagaggagcaggaggaaagacAACCGTCCCCTGAACCCGTGCAAGAGAATGCAGGCAGTACTTACTATGAAAACCATCCTGTTAG CAATGGGATAGAGGAGGCGCTAGAGGAGTCGTCTCATGAACCTGAGCCGGAATTAGAATCTGAAACGAAAACCGAGGAGCTGAAAGCTGAAGTAGAAGAAAAGACCCTCGAGGAGCTAGAAGAGAAATCTCCGTCTCCACCTCCTGTGGAACCTGTCTCACTACCACAGGAACCACCAAAG CCAAGAGTTGAAACTAAACCTGAAGCTCAGTCTCAGCCTCCTCGTGTACGTGAACAGCGTCCCAGGGAAAGACCGGGTTTTCCCCCCCGAGGACCTCGACCAG GGAGGGGGGACATGGAACAGAATGAGTCGGATAATCGTCGAATAATTCGCTATCCGGACAGCCACCAGCTCTTCGTTGGGAACTTGCCGCATGATATCGATGAGAGCGAACTGAAAGAGTTCTTCATGA gcttCGGGAACGTGGTAGAACTTCGCATAAATACTAAAGGAGTGGGAGGAAAACTGcctaattttggttttgtggtatTTGACGATTCCGAGCCGGTCCAGCGAATTTTAGTTGCGAAA CCTATTATGTTCCGGGGTGAGGTGCGCTTGAAcgtagaagagaaaaaaacaagagcCGCTCGTGAAAGAGAGACCCGAGGTGGAGGCGATGATCGTAGGGATATTCGTCGCAATGATAGAGGCCCCGGGGGTCCCCGTGGAATAGTGGGTGGTGGCATGATGCGAGACCGTGACGGAAGAGGACCCCCTCCGAGAGGTGGCATGGCGCAGAAACTCGGCTCTGGACGAGGAACCGGGCAAATGGAAGGCCGTTTCACCGGACAGCGTCGCTGA
- the G3BP2 gene encoding ras GTPase-activating protein-binding protein 2 isoform X1, whose amino-acid sequence MVMEKPSPLLVGREFVRQYYTLLNKAPDFLHRFYGRNSSYVHGGLDASGKPQEAVYGQAEIHKKVMSLQFSECHTKIRHVDAHATLSDGVVVQVMGELSNNGQPMRKFMQTFVLAPEGSVPNKFYVHNDIFRYEDEVFGDSEGELDEESEEEVEEEQEERQPSPEPVQENAGSTYYENHPVSNGIEEALEESSHEPEPELESETKTEELKAEVEEKTLEELEEKSPSPPPVEPVSLPQEPPKAFSWASVTSKNLPPSGTVSSSGIPPHVKAPVSQPRVETKPEAQSQPPRVREQRPRERPGFPPRGPRPGRGDMEQNESDNRRIIRYPDSHQLFVGNLPHDIDESELKEFFMSFGNVVELRINTKGVGGKLPNFGFVVFDDSEPVQRILVAKPIMFRGEVRLNVEEKKTRAARERETRGGGDDRRDIRRNDRGPGGPRGIVGGGMMRDRDGRGPPPRGGMAQKLGSGRGTGQMEGRFTGQRR is encoded by the exons ATGGTGATGGAGAAGCCAAGTCCCCTGCTGGTAGGGCGGGAGTTCGTGAGACAGTACTACACTCTGCTAAATAAAGCTCCTGACTTCTTGCACAG GTTTTATGGCAGGAATTCTTCTTACGTCCACGGAGGACTGGATGCCAGTGGGAAACCGCAAGAAGCAGTGTATGGTCAAGCT GAGATACACAAGAAAGTGATGTCATTACAGTTCAGCGAATGCCACACCAAGATTCGTCACGTGGATGCTCACGCTACTCTGAGCGACGGGGTGGTTGTGCAAGTAATGGGAGAGCTGTCGAACAACGGGCAGCCGATGAGGAAGTTCATGCAGACTTTTGTGCTTGCTCCAGAA GGTTCGGTTCCGAACAAGTTCTATGTCCATAACGATATCTTCAGATATGAAGATGAAGTGTTTGGGGATTCAGAAGGAGAACTTGATGAAG AGTCTGAGGAAGAggtggaagaggagcaggaggaaagacAACCGTCCCCTGAACCCGTGCAAGAGAATGCAGGCAGTACTTACTATGAAAACCATCCTGTTAG CAATGGGATAGAGGAGGCGCTAGAGGAGTCGTCTCATGAACCTGAGCCGGAATTAGAATCTGAAACGAAAACCGAGGAGCTGAAAGCTGAAGTAGAAGAAAAGACCCTCGAGGAGCTAGAAGAGAAATCTCCGTCTCCACCTCCTGTGGAACCTGTCTCACTACCACAGGAACCACCAAAG GCTTTCTCTTGGGCTTCAGTGACCAGTAAAAACCTGCCTCCTAGTGGTActgtttcttcctctggaaTTCCACCCCATGTTAAAGCACCCGTCTCACAG CCAAGAGTTGAAACTAAACCTGAAGCTCAGTCTCAGCCTCCTCGTGTACGTGAACAGCGTCCCAGGGAAAGACCGGGTTTTCCCCCCCGAGGACCTCGACCAG GGAGGGGGGACATGGAACAGAATGAGTCGGATAATCGTCGAATAATTCGCTATCCGGACAGCCACCAGCTCTTCGTTGGGAACTTGCCGCATGATATCGATGAGAGCGAACTGAAAGAGTTCTTCATGA gcttCGGGAACGTGGTAGAACTTCGCATAAATACTAAAGGAGTGGGAGGAAAACTGcctaattttggttttgtggtatTTGACGATTCCGAGCCGGTCCAGCGAATTTTAGTTGCGAAA CCTATTATGTTCCGGGGTGAGGTGCGCTTGAAcgtagaagagaaaaaaacaagagcCGCTCGTGAAAGAGAGACCCGAGGTGGAGGCGATGATCGTAGGGATATTCGTCGCAATGATAGAGGCCCCGGGGGTCCCCGTGGAATAGTGGGTGGTGGCATGATGCGAGACCGTGACGGAAGAGGACCCCCTCCGAGAGGTGGCATGGCGCAGAAACTCGGCTCTGGACGAGGAACCGGGCAAATGGAAGGCCGTTTCACCGGACAGCGTCGCTGA